The genomic interval TGTATTGGTCACCAGAATGCTGCAGGTAATTGTCTAAAGAGATTATTCTTTAGGGATTGTTGCGCAATGCCTATGCACCTTCAGCTGCTAAGttttgttgatatatatgttgacATGTAGAGCTGATCATAAGTAGAGTCACGTGTGTGGTGTAATTTGCTGGAATGCTCTCCATtagtgaagctgttgatgcaGCTGAAGTTTGAAATCCATACATAACATCAGTTTGCACGTTAGTAAATTCTGTTATTTATGCCATTCCACAAATATGTCTCCTCTATCCCGGAAAGTTGTAATCTGCTTGTGTGAATAAGCTTCTCTCCATTCTTCgattttctaaattgcaagCAGGTGACTGATGTAAAACGTTTCAACAACATGATGAGCGACCACGGCATCTACTCGAGGGAGAGGCTTCTGATACCAATCAGCAATCCTGAAATCCTTCTGGGGAGCACATGCTACATCGAAATGGATTATAATGCAAGAAGAGAGGTTGCGGTCTTTTACCCCGAGGGACGCCCTAGTGGAAAAGCAGAATCCTTGACAagcgctgctgctgcagaaCGACGAAGCAGAAGGATTCTTGAGTCGGTGAAGCGAAGCTTGCATACTGATGATGGAACTGCTGCATACTACTTATCTGTCACAGAGGGCGATCCAAGGGCAGCCATGATGGAGTACTCTGAGGACCTAAGGTGGGAGCAGCAGCAAACAGGCCACTAGATGTAAGGTCAGTGAGAAGATAAGGGTATGGCACTTGATGAGTGCAGGTTATTGGAAGATTACTACCTGTTTGGCCGCtcgaataaaatatatatactctgtGGCTTACCCTCTGTTACGTGTAATatattgtgaatttgtgaacATATGTAACGTATTTTTCGGTGCGATGAACTTTGAAGAAATATCCATAGCAATTGATTTGTGACGTAGATTTCATGGAGATCCAAGTATAGCAATATAGCATGTTCGGCTGGTGTCATCTTATCTTTATTGAGACATTGTCCATCTTGTCCCTTGAAAGTCTTGGAGACATGCAGATATGTGAAAAATGGATAATACATTTTCTACAACGCTGGCAGATCGAAATATTGTTATCTTGACGCTGCATCCTATACTCATAACAATTACTCCCATTAACTTTCTGACAAGATTTAGGCACGTGTTGCATTGCTTCAATGCTTCATGGCCATTCTCCGTGATCATATACATccttttcttatgcttataaactaaaatttaaattcttatgcttataaactaaaatttaaattttttcttatgcttataaactaaaatttaaatttcatgtaTAGCAATTGATTTGTGACGTAGATTTCATGGAGATCCAAGTATAGCAATATAGCATGTTCGGCTGGTGTCATCTTATCTTTATTGAGACATTGTCCATCTTGTCCCTTGAAAGTCTTGGAGACATGCAGATATGTGAAAAATGGATAATACATTTTCTACAACGCTGACAGATCGAAATATTGTTATCTTGACGCTGCATCCTATACTCATAACAATTACTCCCATTAACTTTCTGACAAGATTTAGGCACGTGTTG from Oryza brachyantha chromosome 3, ObraRS2, whole genome shotgun sequence carries:
- the LOC102722476 gene encoding F-box protein At1g55000 encodes the protein MDGNDFPGDLLRAVLQRLPPPDLARAACVCRLWRAVASDRAVLEAAFASPWGVRRVVGEPATRAFWRAASLGRFALSHTVRRGDTVPGIALKYSVQVTDVKRFNNMMSDHGIYSRERLLIPISNPEILLGSTCYIEMDYNARREVAVFYPEGRPSGKAESLTSAAAAERRSRRILESVKRSLHTDDGTAAYYLSVTEGDPRAAMMEYSEDLRWEQQQTGH